Proteins found in one Magnetococcales bacterium genomic segment:
- a CDS encoding PAS domain-containing protein, which yields MKPFFQPFRLWYLVLVLVVVATITFLTAQGLRGAAAVGSGDYGVAFLILLYVNLFLALALGFLVLRHIFRLWLDRRQRRTGSMLRTRMALMFVALSLLPTLIIAILSVNFLNRGVDSWFSDRISRAMDTALDVSRSYYRESQRNVRHDAEGIVRNRAVASSLTLDDDEALSAVLEVERTARGLDEVAILRPDGTRIARAGELPFDPLPDLDALMEGASKALVVTSDAGDRVRAFVPLDDNYVLSTGHWIDRQILGQLETTEAVYVDYRNLRASHGLLKANHTVTLALIALLLILAAIWSGFRLADDLTDPIAELIVGARKVAIGDLTVTLSVTGNDELATLMAAFNAMTRKLQENHDELQATNALLEERRHFMAAIVQHISAGVISVNRGGEITLMNPAAGMLLGIDSQQAIGHHYRALLPESMLTPLAQSNSRRASQTNPNGSEENATQFQMQIQGADRTRTLMARVTPLDDGAGVSHGFIATFDDISDILLAQRSRAWSEVARRIAHEIKNPLTPIQLWAQRLRRKYMKHQTDTCPDWQVLDDGTNAIINQVEELRVLVNEFSTFARLPRPELTPNDLHTGIREVLLLHRAELEKITVTTEFTPDLPLFSHDRGQIKQVFTNLVSNAMAAIRERNESSFLAISTEVTDNGDWVRIQIADSGSGIPPGDRDRIFEPYFTTKATGVGLGMAIVKKIIEDHGGTIRIRQSQWNGALIEIRLPIQGVATPAPVLSHAADQEHIPLP from the coding sequence ATGAAACCGTTCTTTCAACCGTTTCGTCTGTGGTATCTGGTGCTGGTGCTGGTGGTGGTGGCCACCATCACCTTCTTGACGGCCCAGGGATTGCGGGGCGCCGCCGCTGTGGGCAGTGGCGACTATGGGGTGGCGTTCCTGATTCTGCTCTACGTCAACCTGTTTCTGGCGCTGGCGCTGGGCTTTCTGGTGCTGCGCCACATCTTCCGGCTCTGGCTCGACCGCAGACAACGACGCACCGGCTCCATGCTCCGGACCCGCATGGCCCTGATGTTCGTGGCCCTCTCCCTGCTGCCCACCCTGATCATCGCCATCCTGTCGGTCAACTTTCTCAACCGGGGGGTGGACTCCTGGTTTTCCGACCGGATCTCCCGGGCCATGGACACGGCCCTGGATGTCTCCCGCTCCTACTACCGGGAGAGCCAACGCAATGTGCGCCACGACGCCGAAGGCATCGTGCGCAACCGGGCCGTGGCCTCCTCTTTGACCCTGGATGACGATGAGGCCCTCTCCGCGGTCCTGGAGGTGGAACGCACCGCCCGGGGTCTGGACGAGGTGGCCATTCTGCGTCCGGACGGCACCCGCATCGCCCGGGCCGGAGAACTGCCCTTCGATCCCCTCCCCGACCTGGACGCCCTCATGGAAGGAGCCTCCAAGGCGTTGGTGGTCACCAGCGATGCCGGAGACCGGGTGCGGGCCTTTGTCCCCCTGGACGACAATTATGTGCTTTCCACCGGCCATTGGATCGACCGTCAAATCCTTGGCCAGTTGGAGACCACCGAAGCGGTCTACGTGGACTACCGCAATCTGCGCGCCTCCCACGGACTGCTCAAGGCCAACCATACCGTCACTTTGGCTCTGATCGCCCTGCTGCTGATTCTGGCGGCCATCTGGTCGGGATTCCGCCTGGCCGACGACCTGACCGATCCCATCGCCGAATTGATCGTCGGTGCCCGCAAGGTGGCCATCGGAGATCTGACCGTCACCTTGTCGGTCACCGGCAACGACGAACTGGCCACCCTCATGGCCGCCTTCAACGCCATGACCCGCAAGCTCCAGGAAAACCACGACGAACTCCAAGCCACCAACGCCTTGCTGGAAGAACGACGCCATTTCATGGCCGCCATCGTGCAGCACATCTCCGCCGGGGTGATCAGCGTCAACCGGGGGGGGGAGATCACCCTCATGAACCCCGCCGCCGGCATGCTGCTGGGCATCGACAGTCAACAGGCCATCGGTCACCACTACCGCGCCCTGCTCCCGGAATCCATGCTCACCCCCCTGGCCCAAAGCAATTCCCGACGGGCCTCCCAAACCAATCCGAACGGCTCCGAAGAAAACGCCACCCAGTTCCAGATGCAAATCCAAGGCGCGGACCGTACCCGTACCCTGATGGCCCGGGTCACCCCCCTGGATGACGGCGCCGGGGTCAGTCACGGCTTCATCGCCACCTTCGACGACATCTCCGACATTCTCTTGGCGCAACGCAGCCGGGCCTGGAGCGAAGTGGCCCGCCGCATCGCCCATGAAATCAAAAACCCCCTCACCCCGATCCAGTTATGGGCCCAGCGTCTGCGCCGCAAATACATGAAACATCAAACCGACACCTGCCCGGATTGGCAGGTGCTGGACGACGGCACCAATGCCATCATCAATCAGGTGGAGGAGTTGCGGGTACTGGTCAACGAATTTTCCACCTTTGCCCGTCTGCCCAGACCCGAACTCACCCCCAATGACCTGCACACCGGCATTCGGGAGGTGTTGCTGCTGCACCGGGCCGAATTGGAAAAAATCACCGTCACCACGGAGTTCACCCCGGATCTGCCCCTGTTTTCCCACGACCGGGGACAAATCAAACAGGTGTTCACCAATCTGGTCTCCAACGCCATGGCGGCCATTCGCGAACGCAACGAATCGAGTTTTCTTGCCATTTCCACCGAGGTTACGGACAATGGCGACTGGGTGCGCATTCAGATCGCCGACTCGGGTTCCGGCATCCCCCCCGGCGACCGGGACCGCATTTTTGAACCCTACTTCACCACCAAGGCCACGGGAGTCGGATTGGGCATGGCCATCGTCAAGAAAATCATCGAGGATCACGGTGGCACCATCCGGATCCGCCAATCCCAATGGAATGGCGCGCTGATCGAAATCCGCCTGCCGATTCAAGGGGTGGCGACTCCGGCCCCGGTTCTGTCCCACGCTGCGGATCAGGAGCACATCCCACTGCCATGA
- a CDS encoding DUF4390 domain-containing protein, translating to MIPSRPVTAWIALLAILLSGCGRDPLPENTPVIQEASPVFQSDKLFAQVSLNPTFQDKIELQLKQGDPLLATYRFTVMRLHEWLPNVRILDKEIQRHIRMRLITERYELREENSSLVHYTSDEDEAMSFFANPRFILLHSRFKPLPGVHYQLQTRVSITQEGMSRMFRLLDRWLTLNQSMDFTHLSELP from the coding sequence TTGATCCCCTCCCGCCCCGTGACAGCCTGGATCGCCCTGCTGGCGATCCTGCTTTCCGGGTGCGGGAGGGATCCTCTCCCCGAGAACACACCCGTCATCCAAGAGGCCAGCCCGGTCTTCCAAAGCGATAAGCTCTTCGCCCAGGTCTCCTTGAACCCGACGTTCCAGGACAAAATCGAACTGCAACTCAAACAGGGCGACCCCCTGTTGGCCACCTATCGTTTCACCGTGATGCGCCTGCATGAGTGGCTGCCGAATGTCCGCATCCTGGACAAAGAGATCCAGCGTCACATCCGTATGCGCCTGATCACCGAACGCTACGAACTGCGGGAGGAAAACAGCAGTCTGGTTCACTATACCAGCGACGAAGACGAAGCCATGAGCTTTTTCGCCAATCCCCGCTTCATTCTGCTGCACTCCCGCTTCAAACCGCTTCCGGGCGTCCATTACCAACTGCAAACCCGGGTCTCGATCACCCAGGAAGGAATGTCCCGCATGTTCCGGCTCCTGGATCGCTGGCTGACTCTGAACCAATCCATGGATTTCACCCATCTGTCGGAACTGCCATGA
- a CDS encoding UDP-3-O-acyl-N-acetylglucosamine deacetylase, with amino-acid sequence MVFQRTLKNTIRCTGIGLHGGNKVYLSLRPAPENTGIVFHRIDLGGALIPARVENVVDTQLCSTIANADGAKVSTVEHLLAAFAGLGVDNAYVDLDSPEVPIMDGSAAPFVFLIQCAGIVEQRVAKKWLRIKKSISVSHENKRASFHPCDQFRLSFHIDFDHPLLAEQGVEIDITETTFIKDISRARTFGFLKDLETLRANGLARGGSLDNAIVIGDFRILNEGGLRYEKEFVRHKIIDAIGDLYLLGRPILGHFKGVRSGHAMNNLLLRKLLARTDAWELVESTEHASFAEYVPTAVPRVRQAAVAFSM; translated from the coding sequence ATGGTTTTTCAACGCACACTCAAGAACACCATCCGTTGCACCGGGATCGGCCTCCATGGAGGCAACAAGGTCTATCTCTCCTTGCGACCGGCGCCGGAAAACACCGGCATCGTCTTCCACCGCATCGACCTGGGGGGGGCGCTGATCCCGGCCCGGGTGGAAAATGTGGTGGATACCCAACTGTGCTCCACCATCGCCAACGCCGATGGGGCCAAAGTCTCCACCGTGGAACACCTCCTGGCCGCGTTCGCGGGCCTGGGTGTGGACAACGCCTACGTGGACCTGGACAGCCCGGAAGTGCCGATCATGGATGGCAGCGCCGCTCCGTTCGTCTTTTTGATCCAGTGTGCCGGCATCGTGGAACAACGGGTCGCCAAAAAGTGGTTGCGCATCAAGAAATCCATTTCGGTTTCCCACGAAAACAAACGGGCCTCGTTCCACCCCTGCGACCAGTTCCGCTTGAGCTTCCACATCGATTTCGATCACCCTTTGCTCGCCGAGCAGGGCGTGGAAATCGACATCACCGAAACCACCTTCATCAAGGACATCAGCCGGGCCCGGACCTTCGGATTCCTCAAGGATCTGGAAACCCTGCGGGCCAACGGTCTGGCCCGGGGAGGCTCCCTGGATAACGCCATCGTCATCGGCGACTTCCGAATCCTCAACGAAGGGGGCTTGCGCTACGAAAAAGAGTTCGTGCGTCACAAGATCATCGACGCCATCGGAGACCTCTATCTGCTGGGCCGTCCGATTCTCGGCCACTTCAAGGGTGTCCGCTCCGGCCACGCCATGAACAACCTTCTTTTGCGCAAACTCCTGGCCCGCACCGATGCCTGGGAGTTGGTGGAGTCCACCGAACATGCCTCTTTCGCGGAATATGTCCCGACCGCCGTGCCCCGGGTGCGCCAGGCCGCCGTCGCCTTCTCCATGTGA
- the ftsZ gene encoding cell division protein FtsZ: MAIEFETTAEPLQIIKVIGVGGGGGNAINNMIQAQLEGVEFIVANTDAQALARNLAPTRLQIGVNITRGLGAGAKPEVGMRSAEESRESIKESLEGADMVFITAGMGGGTGTGAAPVIAQLAKEMGILTVAVVTKPFGFEGRRRLQYAEEGLKQLRDHVDTVITIPNQKLLSIVGKNTTILEAFRKADDVLLQAVRGITDLITITGLVNVDFADVRTVMNEMGHALMGAGEATGDTRALDAATQAISSPLLDEISIHGARGVLINITGGYNLALQEVDEAVTVVKDMVHDDAIIVVGAVLDESMEDSVRVTVVATGIGGAEQVAFPTKENLSSPKNQTTNKQPAPRPGYKAVTPPGKDIGLNDTTDPKKSTVVRPFRRASKNMDDYNGGIEQSNNEDTFDIPTFLRRQMD, from the coding sequence ATGGCCATTGAATTCGAGACGACAGCGGAACCGTTGCAGATCATCAAGGTTATCGGCGTCGGCGGTGGCGGTGGCAATGCCATCAACAACATGATTCAGGCCCAACTCGAAGGGGTGGAATTCATCGTGGCCAACACCGATGCCCAGGCGTTGGCCCGTAATCTGGCGCCGACCCGTCTGCAGATCGGCGTCAACATCACCCGTGGACTCGGGGCCGGCGCCAAGCCCGAAGTGGGCATGCGCTCCGCCGAGGAGAGCCGCGAAAGCATCAAGGAGTCCCTGGAAGGGGCGGACATGGTCTTCATCACCGCCGGCATGGGCGGCGGCACCGGAACCGGCGCCGCTCCGGTAATCGCCCAGTTGGCCAAGGAGATGGGCATCCTGACCGTGGCCGTGGTCACCAAGCCTTTCGGCTTCGAGGGTCGCCGTCGCCTCCAGTACGCCGAAGAGGGACTTAAACAACTGCGGGATCACGTGGATACGGTCATCACCATCCCCAACCAGAAACTCCTGAGCATCGTCGGCAAGAACACCACCATCCTCGAAGCCTTCCGCAAGGCCGACGACGTGCTGTTGCAGGCGGTCCGGGGCATCACCGACCTGATCACCATCACCGGTCTGGTCAACGTGGACTTCGCCGACGTGCGCACGGTCATGAACGAAATGGGTCACGCCCTGATGGGCGCCGGAGAGGCCACCGGCGATACCCGCGCCCTGGATGCCGCCACCCAGGCCATCTCCAGCCCGTTGCTGGATGAAATCTCCATTCATGGTGCCCGGGGCGTGCTCATCAACATCACCGGCGGCTACAATCTGGCCCTCCAGGAGGTGGATGAGGCGGTTACGGTGGTCAAGGACATGGTCCACGACGACGCCATCATCGTGGTCGGGGCCGTCCTCGACGAATCCATGGAGGATTCGGTCCGGGTCACGGTCGTGGCTACCGGCATCGGCGGCGCGGAACAGGTCGCCTTCCCCACCAAGGAAAACCTCTCCTCCCCCAAGAATCAAACCACCAACAAACAACCCGCCCCCCGTCCCGGTTACAAAGCCGTCACCCCCCCAGGCAAGGACATCGGTCTGAACGACACCACGGATCCCAAAAAATCCACGGTGGTCCGTCCCTTCCGCCGCGCCAGCAAAAACATGGATGACTACAACGGCGGCATCGAACAATCCAACAACGAAGACACCTTCGACATCCCCACCTTCTTGCGTCGCCAGATGGACTGA
- the ftsA gene encoding cell division protein FtsA, with protein MPKQDQNLIVGLDIGTTKICCVVADTQPDGRLDIIGIGTHPSRGLRKGVVIDIDSTVESIRMAVEEAEMMAGVEINMVFAGIAGGHIKSGNSNGVVATRDGEVTQSDVSRVLDAARAQSIPMDREILHVIPQEYILDGQDGIKEPLGMHGVRLEARVHIVTGAVASAQNIIKCVNRCGLDVGDIILEQLASSESVLTADEKELGVCLLDIGGGTTDIAIFSEGHIKHTAVLAIGGDHLTNDIAVGLRTPTREAEQLKRKYGCALAAMINTDETIEVPSIGDRKARSLARHILAEIIEPRVEELFTLVNREIARSGFEEHIAAGVVLTGGSSITDGMVELAEEVFNKPVRRGFPQGVGGLTDVVSSPVFATAVGLVQWASRNEREIGRRMQPEPGGIPIKNVFQRMREWFGEIF; from the coding sequence ATGCCCAAACAGGACCAAAACCTGATCGTCGGTCTGGATATCGGCACCACCAAGATTTGTTGTGTGGTGGCGGATACACAACCGGATGGACGATTGGACATCATCGGCATCGGCACCCACCCATCGCGAGGACTCCGCAAAGGGGTGGTCATCGACATCGACTCCACGGTGGAAAGCATCCGCATGGCCGTGGAAGAGGCGGAAATGATGGCCGGGGTGGAAATCAACATGGTCTTCGCCGGAATCGCGGGGGGACACATCAAGAGTGGGAACTCCAACGGCGTGGTGGCCACCCGGGACGGGGAGGTGACCCAAAGCGACGTGAGCCGGGTGCTGGATGCAGCCCGGGCGCAAAGCATCCCCATGGACAGAGAAATCCTGCATGTCATTCCCCAGGAGTACATTCTCGACGGCCAGGACGGCATCAAGGAACCCCTGGGCATGCACGGGGTACGCCTGGAAGCCCGGGTCCACATCGTCACCGGAGCCGTGGCCTCGGCGCAAAACATCATCAAATGTGTCAACCGCTGCGGCCTGGACGTGGGTGACATCATTCTGGAACAACTGGCCTCCTCGGAATCCGTGCTGACCGCAGACGAAAAAGAACTGGGCGTCTGTCTGCTGGATATCGGCGGCGGCACCACGGATATCGCCATCTTTTCGGAAGGTCACATCAAACATACGGCGGTACTGGCCATTGGCGGGGATCACCTCACCAACGACATCGCCGTGGGCCTGCGCACCCCCACCCGGGAAGCCGAACAGCTCAAACGCAAATACGGCTGCGCCCTGGCCGCCATGATCAACACCGACGAAACCATCGAAGTGCCCAGCATCGGCGACCGCAAGGCCCGCTCCCTGGCCCGCCACATCCTGGCGGAAATCATCGAACCCCGTGTCGAAGAACTGTTCACCCTGGTCAACCGGGAGATCGCCCGTTCGGGCTTTGAAGAGCATATCGCCGCCGGAGTGGTGCTTACCGGAGGCTCCTCGATTACCGATGGCATGGTGGAACTGGCCGAAGAGGTGTTCAACAAACCGGTGCGACGGGGATTCCCCCAAGGCGTGGGGGGATTGACGGATGTGGTTTCCAGTCCGGTCTTCGCCACCGCCGTGGGTCTGGTGCAGTGGGCCAGTCGCAACGAACGGGAAATTGGTCGTCGCATGCAGCCGGAACCCGGTGGAATCCCCATCAAAAACGTGTTCCAACGCATGCGAGAATGGTTTGGAGAAATTTTTTAA
- a CDS encoding FtsQ-type POTRA domain-containing protein, translating into MSRGLLTILLLMVGGLLGHQGWEAIKRTNWFPLETIHIRGLVNIPNQVAMQIMDTPKGTNLLTIDPENIRSRLLSLPWIHSVRVKRLFPSTLTVVLSEKSAVGLGRKDDRLMVLDEYGMPIKPYEKTDPLLLPVVTPTPGPNQAAQVVWILNLLDKQAWIKDQISEAVGQPGGGWILYTRKGVKLLLSNRAEQELSLLHRLQKRYKILDLRIRQVELRIANRISVRPEPHLEPPLPEKFDPRRQPPAT; encoded by the coding sequence ATGTCCCGCGGACTTCTGACGATTCTGCTCCTGATGGTGGGTGGCCTGCTGGGCCATCAGGGATGGGAGGCGATCAAGCGGACCAACTGGTTTCCGCTGGAAACCATTCATATCCGGGGGTTGGTGAATATTCCCAACCAGGTGGCGATGCAGATCATGGATACCCCCAAGGGAACCAATCTGCTGACCATCGACCCGGAAAATATACGCTCTCGTTTATTATCCCTTCCCTGGATCCACTCGGTGCGGGTAAAACGTCTTTTTCCTTCGACATTGACGGTGGTGCTGTCGGAAAAAAGCGCCGTGGGGCTGGGAAGAAAAGATGACCGGTTGATGGTACTGGACGAATACGGCATGCCCATCAAGCCGTATGAAAAAACCGATCCGCTGCTTTTGCCCGTGGTCACGCCGACACCCGGACCCAACCAGGCGGCCCAGGTCGTGTGGATCTTGAATCTGCTGGACAAACAGGCCTGGATCAAGGATCAAATCTCCGAAGCGGTGGGACAACCGGGCGGAGGCTGGATCCTGTATACCCGCAAGGGTGTCAAGTTGTTGTTGTCGAATCGAGCGGAACAGGAACTTAGTCTCTTGCATAGGTTACAGAAACGTTACAAGATATTGGATCTTCGCATTCGTCAGGTTGAGTTGCGCATCGCCAATCGCATATCGGTGCGACCGGAGCCCCATCTGGAACCGCCCCTGCCGGAAAAGTTCGACCCGCGACGTCAGCCGCCGGCCACTTAG
- a CDS encoding D-alanine--D-alanine ligase, giving the protein MIERLKQALAAGKRVAVLMGGSSPEREVSLKSGAALLAALERRGWNPIAIDPADGRALAATLLENRVAVAVLALHGAGGEDGTIQGMLEILGIPYTGSFVGASALCMNKLLSKRLFRDAGIPTPPWEELRFPGDNPEAGMAQLTLPLPCFVKPMSTGSSVGISRAQDSDSLRAGLLLAAQADGTDEVRVLVEQEIRGTEVTLAVFDDTPLPLIEIRPGPGFYDYQAKYASGGTTRYLIPPEGLSEQAMARATEAGVAAGQVTGCRGLYRVDMIIDAEQTPWVLEINTLPGMTATSLAPKAAGAIGWSFDDLAERILVSAGLETCPADF; this is encoded by the coding sequence ATGATCGAACGGCTCAAACAAGCCCTGGCTGCGGGAAAACGGGTGGCGGTCCTGATGGGAGGCTCCTCGCCGGAACGGGAAGTGAGCTTGAAAAGCGGCGCGGCCCTGTTGGCGGCCCTGGAGCGCCGGGGCTGGAACCCGATAGCCATCGATCCGGCGGATGGGCGGGCGTTGGCCGCCACCCTCCTCGAAAACCGGGTGGCGGTGGCGGTGCTGGCCCTGCACGGAGCCGGCGGGGAAGATGGCACCATTCAGGGCATGCTGGAGATTTTGGGCATTCCTTACACCGGTTCGTTTGTGGGCGCGTCGGCTTTGTGCATGAACAAACTGTTGAGCAAACGGCTGTTTCGCGACGCGGGCATTCCGACCCCTCCCTGGGAGGAGTTGCGTTTTCCCGGGGACAACCCGGAAGCCGGCATGGCCCAACTCACCTTGCCCCTGCCGTGTTTCGTCAAACCCATGAGCACCGGATCCAGCGTGGGCATCAGCCGGGCGCAAGATTCGGACAGCCTGCGGGCGGGACTGCTGCTGGCGGCGCAGGCCGACGGCACGGATGAGGTCCGGGTGCTGGTGGAACAAGAAATCCGGGGCACCGAAGTGACCCTGGCGGTATTCGACGACACCCCTCTGCCCTTGATCGAAATCCGCCCCGGACCGGGTTTTTACGACTATCAGGCCAAATACGCCTCGGGGGGAACGACCCGCTATCTGATTCCACCGGAAGGGCTGTCGGAGCAGGCCATGGCACGGGCCACGGAGGCGGGAGTGGCCGCCGGACAGGTGACCGGATGTCGCGGCCTGTATCGGGTGGACATGATCATCGACGCGGAACAAACCCCCTGGGTGCTGGAAATCAACACCCTGCCCGGCATGACCGCCACCAGTCTGGCACCCAAGGCGGCGGGCGCCATCGGGTGGTCCTTCGATGATCTGGCGGAACGGATTCTGGTCAGCGCCGGGTTGGAAACATGTCCCGCGGACTTCTGA
- the murB gene encoding UDP-N-acetylmuramate dehydrogenase yields the protein MNPFAHLSLATPVVADAPLAERTTWRMGGPARWLITPSSVAELSDLLARWPVGVPRQTLGGGSNLLIADKGFDGAVLDLTRGLNRIYTVTESLKHSPDAPWVIHADAGATTQSLAHFARRLGLTGAEFLAGIPGSVGGALRMNAGAYGGEIKDLLLEAEVLDSSGSRRVLDPVGLGLGYRQCECPGDWIFTSARFVFLLDDPQRVRERMRAFNQRRRLSQPLDKPSAGSVFKNPPTGEKAWALIEQAGLRGARVGNAQVSTKHCNFFVNLGGARATDMRALIHKTQTQVEQHSGILLEPEVKLVGWE from the coding sequence ATGAATCCCTTTGCCCATCTTTCCCTGGCCACCCCCGTTGTGGCAGACGCGCCTTTGGCGGAACGGACCACCTGGCGCATGGGGGGTCCGGCCCGCTGGCTGATCACCCCGTCGTCGGTGGCCGAACTGTCCGACCTGCTGGCCCGCTGGCCCGTGGGGGTGCCCCGTCAGACTCTGGGGGGGGGCAGCAATCTGCTGATTGCCGATAAAGGGTTCGACGGTGCGGTTCTGGATTTGACCCGGGGACTGAATCGGATTTATACTGTTACCGAATCCTTGAAGCATTCCCCCGACGCCCCCTGGGTGATCCATGCCGACGCGGGAGCGACCACACAGAGTCTGGCCCATTTCGCCCGACGTCTGGGATTGACCGGCGCGGAATTTCTGGCCGGGATTCCGGGCAGCGTAGGCGGGGCGTTGCGCATGAACGCCGGAGCCTATGGCGGGGAGATCAAGGATCTTCTGCTGGAAGCCGAGGTGCTGGACTCTTCCGGTAGCCGTCGGGTGTTGGATCCGGTTGGGTTGGGCCTGGGGTATCGACAGTGCGAATGTCCGGGTGACTGGATTTTCACCAGCGCCCGTTTTGTTTTTTTGTTGGACGATCCCCAACGGGTGCGGGAGCGGATGCGGGCCTTCAACCAGCGGCGACGCCTCTCCCAGCCTCTGGACAAACCCAGCGCGGGCAGTGTGTTCAAAAATCCGCCCACGGGTGAAAAGGCCTGGGCGCTGATTGAGCAGGCGGGATTGCGGGGCGCACGGGTGGGCAATGCCCAGGTTTCGACCAAACACTGCAATTTTTTCGTCAATCTGGGCGGGGCCAGGGCAACGGACATGCGGGCCTTGATCCACAAGACGCAAACGCAGGTGGAACAGCACTCCGGCATCCTGTTGGAACCGGAAGTCAAACTGGTGGGATGGGAGTGA
- a CDS encoding UDP-N-acetylmuramate--L-alanine ligase, with the protein MYDKIRKFHFVGIGGIGMSGIAEVLLNLGYQISGSDMAANASVQRLKDLGATIRVGHAPEHVRDAHVVVRSSAITLANPEIQEARRLGIPVARRAEILAELMRMKYGIAIAGTHGKTTTTSMTATLLGEAGMDPTVVNGGVVKAFGSNARLGGGDFLVTEADESDGTFLKLFPTIAVVTNMDPEHMEFYKNFEAVRQAYFNFLEKIPFYGLAVLCHDHPQVAELALRLEEKRVVTYGLESGADLQARAIRWERGRTRFEVVFHNPEDGGQPTVLGEAAIPVPGRHNVQNALAAIAVARELEIPWESILNGLERYRGVRRRFDILLDTPQRTIIDDYAHHPSEIRATLAAAREAYGDRRLVAIFQPHRYSRVQDLFQEFLGCFTDADVALVDQIYPAGETPLPGPLAGGGQAPLVQGIREVSGIDTQPLPGGEHWREALESLLRPGDVALFLGAGSISHRARDFAAS; encoded by the coding sequence ATGTATGATAAAATCCGCAAATTTCATTTCGTGGGCATTGGCGGCATCGGCATGAGCGGCATTGCCGAAGTGTTGCTCAATCTGGGCTATCAGATTTCCGGCTCCGACATGGCGGCGAACGCCTCGGTGCAACGGCTCAAGGATCTGGGGGCCACCATTCGCGTGGGCCACGCCCCGGAACACGTGCGCGACGCCCATGTGGTGGTGCGCTCCTCCGCCATTACCCTGGCCAACCCGGAGATCCAGGAAGCCCGCCGTCTGGGGATTCCCGTGGCCCGCCGGGCCGAAATCCTCGCGGAACTGATGCGCATGAAATACGGCATCGCCATCGCCGGAACCCATGGCAAAACCACCACCACCTCCATGACCGCCACCCTGCTGGGTGAAGCCGGCATGGATCCCACCGTGGTCAACGGCGGGGTGGTCAAGGCCTTCGGCAGCAATGCCCGGCTCGGAGGGGGGGATTTTCTGGTCACCGAGGCGGACGAAAGCGATGGGACCTTTCTCAAGCTTTTTCCCACCATCGCGGTGGTCACCAACATGGACCCGGAGCACATGGAGTTTTACAAAAACTTCGAGGCGGTACGGCAGGCTTATTTTAATTTCCTGGAAAAGATTCCTTTCTACGGTCTGGCGGTGTTGTGCCACGACCACCCCCAGGTGGCCGAACTGGCCTTGCGCCTGGAAGAAAAACGCGTCGTCACCTACGGCCTGGAAAGCGGCGCCGATCTGCAAGCCCGCGCCATCCGCTGGGAACGGGGCCGGACCCGGTTCGAGGTGGTGTTCCATAATCCCGAAGACGGCGGACAACCCACGGTTCTGGGGGAGGCGGCCATTCCGGTGCCGGGTCGCCACAATGTGCAAAACGCCCTGGCGGCCATCGCCGTGGCCCGGGAGTTGGAAATCCCCTGGGAGTCGATCCTCAACGGACTGGAGCGTTACCGGGGGGTGAGACGCCGCTTCGACATTCTGCTGGACACCCCCCAGCGCACCATCATCGACGACTACGCCCATCACCCCTCGGAAATCCGCGCCACCCTGGCGGCGGCCCGGGAGGCCTACGGAGACCGACGGCTGGTGGCCATCTTCCAGCCCCACCGTTACAGCCGGGTGCAGGATCTGTTTCAGGAATTTCTCGGCTGTTTCACCGACGCCGACGTTGCCCTGGTGGATCAGATCTATCCGGCGGGAGAGACTCCGTTGCCGGGCCCCCTGGCGGGAGGCGGTCAAGCCCCCCTGGTGCAGGGAATCCGGGAAGTCAGCGGCATCGACACCCAACCGCTCCCCGGTGGCGAACACTGGCGCGAAGCCCTGGAATCCCTGCTCAGACCCGGAGATGTGGCCCTATTTCTGGGAGCCGGCAGCATCAGCCATCGGGCCAGGGATTTCGCGGCCTCCTGA